Within Halobacterium jilantaiense, the genomic segment GAGTTTACGTCAAAGAAATTTGCTGCTCACCCCAAATATGAACTCAGTATCCAGATTACGAACTCCGGTACTGTTCTGGCTCATGTTGAGTCTGGATACACTCTTCGAAGCAGAATGACCCTTGATGAGCTGTATACTAAGTCAGAAAATCCGCGGGGTATGAAAGCAGCCCACGACCCTGAAAGATATTCGAGGGAAGGGCAGGGATGGCTCCGCGGCTGGAGTGATTTACACTATAACGATCTCATTGAGGATGCTGGTGCCTCGATCGCAGAGATGCATGAAGGAGTAGCCGATGAGGAGTGGCGTCAAAAGCTGATACAGGAAAACCCCAGACTACTCAAAATCAAGTACGGGAGTAACATCCGCAATCAAGCTCCTCATTTCCTCAAGTTAGCACCTCGAATTGAACAGGTCAAGGACGAGGACTACGACTTTTTCCAGCGGTTCATGTCTCGCCGTTCGATGATGCCCGGCGAGAAGTTCGAATACACAAAAGAGTTCATAGAGAACCTCTCGTGGCTACCGGTGCTGGAATTAGAATTTGAACCCGGGCCAACCAACGACGGATATGACCGAATAGACATTAGGGGGACTCGGGACCGGTTAATCTTCCAGAATAGTACACCAGCAAACAATCCTTCTACGGGATTACGGCAAAGCGGAGTGTATCAGTCCCCCGGACAGTATCGCATCGGCGTTCTAGTGCCAGAGGCATGGGACGACATACAGCAGGAGTTCCCCGGACTAATCACAAAAGGGTTAGCTGAGATACAGGCACCAGGCGGTGTCACAAAGTACGAATACGAATTAGGAGACATCTCAAACTATACGCCCATCGCTCATCGACTCCACGATGAGACGGAAGTCGTCGTAGCAGTCGTACCCGATGAGGGAGCGTCGGAACAATTTGGCATTGAAGACCCGCATCATGAGGTCAAACGGACCCTGATGCGGCAAGGCGTTCCAACACAGATGACGACAAAATCCACGGTGGATGAGCTCATCAAGCTGGGCGCTGATATCGGAAACGATAAAATGTTGAATATTCTGAGCGCCGTGGTCGGCAAGGCTGGTGGAACTCCTTGGCACATTCACAATCTGCCAGGCGAGACCGACGCATTCATGGGATTAGACGTATCTCATGACCAGTCTTCTGGCAAGCATACTGGCGCGAGTGCGAGTGTTGTACTATCTGACGGGACAACGTATGCCGCCGAATCCACGGTCGGTCAAAGTGGAGAGGAATTCTCGGCAGAGCACGTCCAACAGTTCGTTCGGGATCTCGTCTTTGACTTTGCGATGGACCAAGGTACAGAGATTAATCGACTCTGCATAATGCGTGATGGAAAAGTCCCAGAGGATATCGACGCGATCCAAGACGGGCTTAGAGGAGTATCTGCAGAGATTGATATTGTGGGTGTACGGAAAAGTGGCCAACCCCGGGTTGCGGAGTATGATGGCACGCACTTCCAGGTTGCAGAGAAAGGGATCGCGTTCGTCTCAGATAAGCAAGGATATGCGATAGTCCATGGATCTGGCAAGCCCGAGATTAAAGATGACAACAGCGTGGGAACCCCTCAGACCTACCGAATCACCCAACACTCTGGTCCAACGGATATAGAGACTCTTGCTCGACAAGCATACTGGCTGTCCGAGGTCCACATCGGTAGTCCAGTCCGAAGCCCGCGGCTTCCGATTCCAATCGAATATGCTGACAAAGCAGCCGGCTATGTGAGTGATGAGATTGTTTCTCCCGGGACTGTTATAAAAGGCCCCGCGTACATTTAGTTCGTCTCCTACTCTGAACATGAAATTGATTCCCGGTTTCAGTGACGAATCTCAAACAGGGAGACGAAGACCTAATTGATCACTTGCGGAACCCCCTTGGCCTTTGTACCTGACCTGTGCTTACGGCGCGGCCGGCATTCTGCTAGCAAGCACAACTGACGGTCGAGTCCTAGGCGACTTTTGGAGATGAGGAAGTATTCACGAAGCTATCGGGGTGACAGCAGGGAGTGTATGGTGGACAAGATCACGAATGGAGGGCGAATGCGAAATCGTGCCGGAGACCGGCTGGATAACTCAAATACGCCGATTCCCTTCAGCTATTTGGGGAATAACAAGGTCTATATGACGGACCAATTGAAGTATTCAATATGAGCCCTTCTCCTGCAGACTGGGACGACTTTGAGCAGGAGGAGGAACTCCGGACTGACGTTCATCTAGCTATTGACTTGGCTCTCGATAGCATTCTCGATAATCGTGGAAGGGAGATTACTGCTGTTGAGGAGGAAAAGCTGACTTTCTTTGCGATACGGGACCTGAACATCGACCTAAGTTACAGTTGGTATCTTGCTGGTGGGAATACGGAGGTTGGCCCAACCCCTACACCTGACACCAGCTACACTCCGGGGCAACAGTTCGGGACGATTCAGCAAGATACTCCAACTACAGATCGCCTGACACGGTTGCGGAATTATTTCCGGAATGAGACCTTCTTTGGGGACTACAATCTTGCTAAGGTTTGGTATACGGACCGATATACCTTCCTTCGAGACTATTACAGCAAGTTCGCGCCTGAAGAATACACGGACCTTTACATCACCTCAGTCAACATCCGAGAGAAGCTTACAAACTTGGACAACCTGATTGCTACAGAGTCCCAGAATGCTACTCTCGGTGATTTTGGGGGAGGTGGGTCAAACAGTCTTCTGGAATCTGCAGACGAGCGTGAAATCCGATATCTCATCTCGGATTTTCATATGGATTTGACAGCGACCGATGAGTTATCCCAGACGAAGCAAGTCGTATCTGCAGGAACTGATTTGATTGAACAGGTGCTGTTCAAACTAACCCAAATAGAGGGAACCACTCGGGAGCAGCGCCGTCTCCTCAATAATCTCTCTGAGCTTTTCTTCTATTACATATGGAAGTACCCTGCGCTCCTAATTTCCGCAGACACGGCGACTGGGCCAAACGAGGACATTATTCGACTCAATCGGCTACAGGAGTTCGAGAGGTTCAACCAACAGGTGGAATCAGAGATTTCCAGACTAACTGATCACTTCTATGAGGTGGGGCTCCTCCCCAATGCACAAGATATCGAGGCTATCGATATGGATTCTGAAAACAATATCATTTATCCCGAGTGATGTAGATATCCGAAATTAATGAGTTCCAATGGGGATGCCAACTTTGACACCTCCGTTCTCGTAAACTACGTCTATACAAAGCTCCCCGGTACAAATGAAGACGACAACGATGCGGTCCGATTACTCGAAGACTCAGGGTTGAATCGTGTAATCGGTGGAAAGGCGAAAGGAGAGTTCACAAGTCTCTGTGATCGGCGGGAGGTAATCTATGACGATTTGCTGGACTGGCTGGAAGACCACCCGGAGTCCAATATTTACGAATACGACGTTTCATCGCGTCCAGTTAGTGCCTCAGACAACGATACGGACCACGTTCGGTTTGACATTCAATGCGGATGGGGGGAAGAGCCTCGACGGAAACAACTCTCCGACTTTCGCCGGCTGTCCCAAGGATTGGACACGATTCGTCGAGATATCATTCGGAAGTTCCTAGACGGTATCTACCCCCAGTTCTCGAACTCGGAGTTATCAGAGGAACTCGGAGATCTCGACTTAGGTCACGATACCCAGATAGTAATCGATGCAGTAGAGATTCACCGTGAGGATTCGATTGACCTCCTTGTTGGGTCAGATAATGACCTCACGAGCAACGATACAGCAATCAACAATCGGATTAGCTCAGTAGAAGATCAAAGCCTTGAGCTTCGGATTCTGGAACCCAGCGACGTGTAAAAACTCCCTATCGACCGGGTTCTGAGATCTTCTCGCAACAGCAGTCTGTGAACTCCCCTATCTGAAGCAAGCGGTTGTTTCAGCCCCTCTTCTAAATATAGAAACCGCAGTGACGACTACTATACTTTATCTAAGCAGTGTTGAGCTGCTGCTTGCAGTTCGTGGACGTATTCGTCGTAGGTGGTGGCCGGTTCGTCTGTTGGAAACTCGAAGGAACGCAACTGCTGATCTCCGACGGTGGACGTTGCTGTTGTTTCTTCACGTCCGGGGTAGATGAGGATGCCGGGGATGTCGAGTGTGAGGATGTAGGAGGTGAGTTGGTAGATGTCTGCTGCGGTTGGTGATTCGCTGTGTGTTTTCCATTTGGCGTCGGCGACAAGGAGGGGTTCGTCGTCGGTGTTGCGGATGAGGACATCGGGGCGCATGGAGACTGCGTGTGGGCCGTCGATGAGGTTGGGGATTGTGGCTTGGTCTTCGACGCGGTGGGTGGTGTTGCGTGTGGCGTCGCGGAATGCGCGTTCGACGATGCGTTCGAAGACGTGGTTCATGTTGACGAAGAGGGCGAGCGAGCGCTGTGTGCCGGCGCGCACGTCTTCGAAGAATTTGCGTTCGAGGACGAGTGTTGCTAACTTTAGTAGTGCGGCGTA encodes:
- a CDS encoding Piwi domain-containing protein gives rise to the protein MSEVPSTDPLSQQSSAEPGTYLLNAYSRSQLNDVSVTQYRLNVDGGVSGDRTAFTASAAYSLDQEHGTPVSTAGTMRVLSATSLSHTVYVWGQRVEVVEEKKITLNPENPRERETLRDFVQSCLRRAVPDEKYDYKFINEIVRREPEFTSKKFAAHPKYELSIQITNSGTVLAHVESGYTLRSRMTLDELYTKSENPRGMKAAHDPERYSREGQGWLRGWSDLHYNDLIEDAGASIAEMHEGVADEEWRQKLIQENPRLLKIKYGSNIRNQAPHFLKLAPRIEQVKDEDYDFFQRFMSRRSMMPGEKFEYTKEFIENLSWLPVLELEFEPGPTNDGYDRIDIRGTRDRLIFQNSTPANNPSTGLRQSGVYQSPGQYRIGVLVPEAWDDIQQEFPGLITKGLAEIQAPGGVTKYEYELGDISNYTPIAHRLHDETEVVVAVVPDEGASEQFGIEDPHHEVKRTLMRQGVPTQMTTKSTVDELIKLGADIGNDKMLNILSAVVGKAGGTPWHIHNLPGETDAFMGLDVSHDQSSGKHTGASASVVLSDGTTYAAESTVGQSGEEFSAEHVQQFVRDLVFDFAMDQGTEINRLCIMRDGKVPEDIDAIQDGLRGVSAEIDIVGVRKSGQPRVAEYDGTHFQVAEKGIAFVSDKQGYAIVHGSGKPEIKDDNSVGTPQTYRITQHSGPTDIETLARQAYWLSEVHIGSPVRSPRLPIPIEYADKAAGYVSDEIVSPGTVIKGPAYI